The proteins below are encoded in one region of Ostrea edulis chromosome 3, xbOstEdul1.1, whole genome shotgun sequence:
- the LOC125677420 gene encoding ankyrin-3-like has product MVIPLIQSATIVVASCAIFHLVENALPKYMHRRESCPMPFDVSVWTKAQEERNCFHSIDDDSSDKQEHVYHCVPSVFLNETIVFCGKNVPIQPGFCPIYNYNHSGINKVASYVNCGHFEKGCPTELYYSKDIYKHEACLQINVEDRCYLADPKCPKRSSQFDSTTETANNNHERIVTKANDSGTRFDSTTKTAINTHELIVTKANDNITRLENRINGIEIILIILAVLCGLIFIVVALYKYVIHRNQTPHARIPSTNKIDDNDKGYFEMDVYTPLNENTSSNLYTPLNESLNSTNLNNGSNSSNDYVNYSSDTSLKGVNFTTTEQDNTVISETYENETTKVTDQRISTRDISVQTGSKKTDHSELQREDYNSEMIEDAITNGDLNALSQQLKLITKYNVNSLIRGRTPLCIAAENGHESMVEFLIYLGAGVNCKFNENALYIACKNNFKEVARVLLCHGADPNRCSNENGYYPIHIATELGHSNIVSKLLTYKARADVLSRDGVTPLCLAARKNDLTTLQIILQKTDVNLKSKMSTKALHVACKKGFTEIVNCLLDSGADTDVMTKDKRWPLCIAAKGGFVDVVDRLLAANADVNLRGKNGETALKAAVERGNKNIDVVEKLLESRANLHETFHDKYQVLHIASECGHDRIVVRLLLAGANIDSVCEKGETALLKAIKRKHSKVAEILIDRNAKIHIPRKDGRTAFLIGAENGCLSILKNILNRYDNRRSIDINSIDNHGITALYVAVQGNHGATVRLLLSKEADPNICNNEGNSPLHVSCELGLVKISELLLNNSAKVNQCNNKGKSPLMIAIEENHPKLVSFLTKYGAKIMDKHSECPLNYAIRQGKPLIVDVLLKTTKLLEMQNSQFPLHLACEQEDSGIVQILIEHEADVNLRDTENNSPLIVAVKNNRLSAARMLLENNVAVNMPCMDQSSPLHIACDNRNVDMTMLLLQNNADISLTDGRGESPFFLASKNGSDDLIEIFRTQSSSRDALKQPKVVNQKSRDGTTALIAASRGGHVKVVQLLLKNYAQLIDVNCPQNDGSTALFLAAKEGHVEIVKLLIRYKANVNICKSQGESPLLVAVENGHETIVDVLLRSKAHIDVQRRDGSGILLAASRNGNENILRLLLLSNANIAECENESRVSPFYYAIEQDNDTVSEILIQSGANPNVKWETGKTPLLLATERGNTNIVKTLLLQKADVTQRNLEGKTALEIAKEKNFRDIYDLLKAKYDGKGMLK; this is encoded by the exons ATGGTGATTCCTCTTATCCAATCTGCAACAATTGTGGTTGCCTCATGTGCTATATTTCATTTG GTTGAAAACGCTTTGCCAAAATATATGCATAGAAGAGAATCATGTCCAATGCCTTTCGATGTTTCTGTTTGGACAAAGGCTCAGGAGGAACGAAATTGTTTCCATAGTATCGATGATGATTCTAGTGATAAACAGGAACATGTTTATCACTGCGTTCCATCAGTTTTTCTCAACGAAACTATTGTGTTTTGTGGCAAAAATGTCCCCATACAACCAG GATTTTGCCCAATTTACAACTACAATCATTCTGGAATAAATAAAGTTGCTAGCTACGTCAACTGCGGTCATTTTGAGAAAGGATGCCCTACTGAATTATACTATTCAAAGGATATTTATAAAC ATGAAGCGTGTCTTCAGATAAATGTTGAAGACAGATGTTACCTTGCTGATCCGAAATGTCCCAAGCGTTCATCACA GTTTGATTCCACCACTGAAACAGCAAACAACAATCATGAAAGGATAGTAACAAAAGCAAATGATAGTGGTACAAG GTTTGACTCCACCACTAAAACAGCAATCAACACTCATGAACTGATAGTAACAAAAGCAAATGATAATATCACAAG ACTAGAAAATAGGATCAACGGAATAGAGATCATCCTTATCATACTGGCTGTGCTTTGTGGATTGATCTTCATCGTGGTCGCATTGTACAAATATGTAATTCATCGTAATCAAACTCCAC ATGCCAGAATCCCGTCTACTAACAAGATTGATGACAACGACAAGGGATATTTTGAGATGGACGTGTACACACCGCTGAACGAGAACACATCGTCGAACTTATACACACCGCTGAACGAGTCGCTGAATTCTACAAATTTAAATAATGGAAGCAATTCATCGAACGACTACGTAAATTATTCATCAG ATACTAGCCTAAAAGGCGTCAACTTCACAACAACTGAACAAGACAATACTGTAATCAGCGAAACTTACGAAAACGAGACTACAAAAGTTACAGACCAGCGCATAAGTACCAGGGACATTTCCGTTCAGACAG gatCCAAGAAAACTGATCACTCAGAATTACAACGTGAGGATTACAACTCTGAAATGATAGAAGATGCTATCACAAATGGAGATTTAAATGCATTAAGTCAGCAACTTAAACTTATCACAAAGTACAATGTCAACTCGCTCATACGTGGTAGAACACCACTCTGTATTGCAGCAGAAAATGGTCATGAATCGATGGTTGAATTTCTAATATATTTAGGGGCTGGCGTTAATTGCAAATTTAATGAGAATGCATTATATATAGCCTGTAAGAACAATTTTAAGGAAGTTGCTCGTGTTTTACTCTGTCATGGAGCGGATCCAAACAGGTGTAGCAATGAAAACGGTTATTATCCTATTCACATTGCAACTGAACTGGGGCATTCGAATATCGTGTCTAAACTTCTAACATACAAAGCTAGAGCTGATGTTCTTTCCAGGGATGGAGTAACTCCTTTGTGCTTAGCTGCTAGAAAGAATGACTTGACAACTCTCCAAATCATTTTGCAAAAAACAGATGTCAATCTGAAAAGTAAAATGAGCACAAAAGCTCTTCATGTCGCTTGCAAAAAGGGGTTTACAGAAATTGTAAACTGTTTATTAGATTCTGGGGCGGACACCGATGTTATGACCAAGGATAAAAGATGGCCCCTGTGTATTGCAGCGAAAGGTGGATTCGTTGATGTGGTTGATAGGCTACTTGCAGCAAACGCTGACGTTAACTTGCGCGGAAAAAATGGAGAAACGGCCCTAAAGGCTGCAGTTGAGCGTGGAAATAAGAACATAGATGTTGTAGAAAAACTATTAGAATCGAGAGCAAACTTACACGAAACATTTCATGACAAATATCAAGTATTACACATCGCCTCTGAATGTGGTCACGATAGGATTGTAGTTCGTCTATTATTGGCTGGTGCGAATATCGATAGTGTCTGCGAAAAGGGAGAAACGGCTCTTTTAAAAGCAATCAAAAGAAAACATTCCAAAGTAGCGGAGattttgattgacagaaatgcTAAAATCCATATCCCACGTAAAGATGGTCGCACAGCTTTTCTCATTGGCGCCGAGAACGGGTGTCtatccattcttaaaaatatcttgaatagataTGATAATAGAAGATCTATTGACATAAACAGTATTGACAATCATGGAATTACGGCATTGTATGTTGCAGTTCAGGGGAACCATGGTGCCACCGTACGGTTACTGTTGTCGAAAGAAGCAGATCCCAATATTTGCAACAATGAAGGCAACAGCCCTTTACATGTTTCTTGTGAATTGGGCTTAGTAAAAATTTCTGAACTGTTGTTGAACAACTCCGCAAAAGTCAACCAGTGTAACAACAAGGGAAAATCACCATTGATGATTGCAATAGAAGAAAACCACCCTAAACTGGTGTCTTTCTTAACGAAGTATGGAGCCAAAATTATGGACAAGCATTCGGAATGTCCTCTGAATTATGCAATTCGTCAAGGAAAACCATTAATTGTCGATGTACTTCTTAAAACAACAAAATTGTTAGAAATGCAAAACTCTCAGTTCCCATTACATTTAGCATGTGAGCAAGAAGATTCGGGTATAGTACAAATCTTGATTGAGCATGAAGCAGACGTAAATTTGCGCGATACCGAAAATAACAGTCCTCTGATTGTTGCTGTTAAAAATAACAGGCTGTCAGCGGCAAGAATGCTTTTGGAAAACAACGTGGCGGTCAATATGCCATGTATGGATCAATCCTCCCCTCTTCACATTGCATGTGATAATAGAAACGTTGATATGACAATGTTGCTACTTCAGAACAATGCTGACATTAGTCTTACTGATGGTCGCGGTGAATCTCCATTCTTTCTTGCATCCAAGAATGGTTCTGATGATTTAATTGAGATATTTCGGACACAAAGTTCCTCACGTGATGCTTTGAAGCAACCGAAAGTTGTCAACCAAAAATCCAGAGATGGCACTACGGCTTTAATTGCTGCCTCAAGAGGTGGACATGTTAAGGTTGTTCAACTTTTGCTGAAAAATTATGCGCAGTTAATTGACGTAAACTGTCCTCAAAATGACGGGTCTACAGCTCTGTTTCTTGCAGCAAAGGAAGGACATGTAGAAATTGTAAAGCTTCTGATCAGGTACAAAGCAAATGTGAACATTTGCAAATCCCAAGGTGAAAGTCCTTTACTAGTTGCTGTAGAAAATGGTCACGAAACTATCGTCGACGTTCTGCTTCGTTCAAAAGCACATATCGATGTGCAAAGAAGGGATGGATCGGGCATTCTGTTAGCGGCATCTAGAAATGGCAATGAAAATATCCTACGTTTACTCTTGCTTAGCAACGCTAACATTGCAGAatgtgaaaatgaaagtagagttTCCCCCTTTTACTATGCAATTGAGCAAGATAATGATACGGTAAGCGAAATACTGATACAGTCTGGCGCAAACCCCAACGTTAAATGGGAAACCGGGAAAACACCTCTACTTCTGGCAACAGAACGTGGCAATACAAATATCGTGAAAACACTTTTGCTTCAAAAAGCAGACGTGACACAAAGGAATCTCGAGGGTAAAACAGCACTAGAGATTGCAAAAGAGAAAAACTTTAGAGACATATATGATCTATTAAAAGCTAAATATGACGGAAAAGGAATGCTGAAGTAA